CAGAGATAAATATTTGATTGACGCTATTCCTTTTAACAAGATCAAAGGAACGCCTTTTGAGGCAAGAGAAATAAAGAACAGAATAATTGAATTGCACGATGGAAAATAAAGGATACACTGCTAAAGATTTTTCTTCTGATCAAGAAGTGCGTTGGTGTCCAGGTTGTGGAGACTATTCCATTCTTAAGCAGGTTCAATCTGTAATGCCAGAAATAGGTGTTGACAAGGAAGATATAGTTTTTATCTCTGGGATTGGCTGTTCATCTAGATTCCCATATTACATGAATACTTTTGGTATGCACTCTATTCACGGTAGAGCTACAGCTATTGCTAGTGGATTGAAAGCCGCACGTCCCGATTTAAGTGTTTGGATAATTACAGGTGATGGCGATTCCTTATCGATTGGAGGAAATCACCTTATACATTTGCTTCGTAGAAATTTTGACACAAATATATTGCTGTTCAATAATCAAATTTATGGACTAACTAAAGGGCAATATTCACCAACCTCTGAAAAAGGGAAAAAGACAAAATCTACCCCAATGGGTTCTATAGATCATCCGTTTAATCCTTTGGCATTGTGTATGGGAGCAGACGCGACTTTCATTGCACGAACAATGGATAGAGACCCAAAACACATGAGGGAAATGCTAAAGCGTTCTAACGATC
The window above is part of the Flavobacteriales bacterium genome. Proteins encoded here:
- a CDS encoding 2-oxoacid:ferredoxin oxidoreductase subunit beta yields the protein MENKGYTAKDFSSDQEVRWCPGCGDYSILKQVQSVMPEIGVDKEDIVFISGIGCSSRFPYYMNTFGMHSIHGRATAIASGLKAARPDLSVWIITGDGDSLSIGGNHLIHLLRRNFDTNILLFNNQIYGLTKGQYSPTSEKGKKTKSTPMGSIDHPFNPLALCMGADATFIARTMDRDPKHMREMLKRSNDHKGSSLLEIYQNCNVFNDGAFFGMTDKETKMNQTLFLEDGQPLLFGENKSKGIKLDGFKPVVVSMEDTSADDLWIHDEKDRVKAGLLTRFFDDEMPRPFGVFYSEDRMLYEEALVGQIEEAKNLKGQGNLDELLKGSNTWSID